A DNA window from Myxocyprinus asiaticus isolate MX2 ecotype Aquarium Trade chromosome 15, UBuf_Myxa_2, whole genome shotgun sequence contains the following coding sequences:
- the LOC127452653 gene encoding dynactin subunit 3-like, protein MERKNNIEDVDARLQVLEKRIYGERGGKNNKPVKCAESLARISAALANTANKRERVKILHKKIEDLLKYLDPQFPDFIAVPDVMKLEFILAEEEFLRSQAILLEQVHSLQPLLDSNHIKAVPELTTKVQRLSQIHIQQQDQNEELSAEVKRLFEEYNKMMFLLSKQFSQWDETLRKLEGSKESPQID, encoded by the exons ATGGAAAGGAAAAACAATATTGAGGATGTGGACGCGCGTCTTCAAGTGCTCGAAAAGCGCATTTACGGCGAacgagggggaaaaaacaataagCCCGTGAAG tgtgcTGAATCACTGGCGAGGATCAGTGCTGCTCTTGCAAACACTGCGAACAAGCGAGAGCGTGTCAAGATCCTTCACAAGAAAA TTGAAGATTTGCTCAAGTATTTAGACCCACAGTTTCCAGACTTCATTGCTGTGCCAGATGTGATGAAACTGGAGTTTATTCTGGCAG AGGAGGAGTTTTTGCGTTCCCAGGCCATATTACTGGAGCAGGTGCACAGTCTGCAACCTCTTCTGGACAGTAATCACATTAAAG CGGTTCCAGAGCTGACCACTAAAGTGCAGCGGCTATCACAAATTCACATTCAACAGCAG GACCAGAATGAAGAGTTGTCTGCTGAAGTGAAAAGGCTGTTTGAAGAGTACAACAAAATG ATGTTTCTTTTGTCAAAACAGTTCTCACAGTGGGATGAAACCCTTCGGAAGTTGGAAGGATCCAAGGAAAGCCCACAGATAGATTAG
- the LOC127452644 gene encoding elongation of very long chain fatty acids protein 4-like, with protein MDILKNIINDTVEFYKWSLTIADKRVQKWPLMDSPLPTLAISFSYLLFLWLGPKYMQGREPFQMRKTLIVYNFSMVILNLFIFKELFLAARAANYSYICQPVDYSDDPNEVRVAAALWWYFISKGVEYLDTVFFILRKKFNQISFLHVYHHCTMFTLWWIGIKWVAGGQSFFGAHMNAAIHVLMYLYYGLAAFGPKIQKYLWWKKYLTIIQMIQFHITIGHTALSLYSDCPFPKWMHWCLIGYALTFIILFGNFYYQTYRWQPRREATSKPSKAISNGASNGSLTASNGNAAKMDEKPIVAESGRRKRKGRAKRE; from the exons AtggatattttgaagaatataatCAACGACACGGTTGAATTCTACAAATGGAGTCTTACTATTGCAG ACAAGCGTGTGCAGAAATGGCCTTTGATGGACTCCCCTCTCCCCACACTGGCTATCAGCTTCTCATACCTGCTCTTCCTCTGGCTGGGGCCAAAGTACATGCAGGGCAGAGAGCCCTTCCAAATGAGGAAGACCCTCATTGTCTACAACTTTAGCATGGTCATCCTAAACCTTTTCATATTCAAAGAG CTCTTCCTTGCTGCACGGGCAGCTAACTACAGCTACATCTGCCAGCCTGTAGACTACTCAGATGATCCTAATGAAGTGAGG GTGGCAGCGGCCTTGTGGTGGTACTTTATCTCCAAAGGTGTGGAATACCTGGACACTGTGTTTTTCATCTTACGCAAGAAGTTTAATCAAATCAGTTTCCTGCATGTGTATCACCACTGCACCATGTTCACTCTGTGGTGGATTGGCATCAAATGGGTTGCTGGTGGACAGT CATTCTTTGGGGCTCACATGAATGCAGCAATCCATGTCTTGATGTACTTGTATTATGGTCTGGCAGCATTTGGTCCAAAGATACAGAAATATCTATGGTGGAAGAAATATCTGACCATTATCCAAATG ATCCAGTTTCACATCACCATTGGCCATACCGCTTTGTCACTCTACTCCGACTGCCCATTCCCTAAGTGGATGCACTGGTGTTTGATTGGATACGCCCTCACCTTCATCATCCTCTTCGGGAACTTCTACTACCAGACGTACCGTTGGCAGCCCCGCCGTGAGGCTACGTCCAAACCCAGCAAAGCAATTTCTAATGGAGCGTCTAATGGATCCCTTACGGCTAGCAACGGAAACGCTGCCAAGATGGATGAGAAACCAATAGTGGCTGAGAGTGGGAGGAGAAAGCGGAAGGGCAGAGCAAAGCGTGAATAA